A genomic stretch from Kribbella amoyensis includes:
- a CDS encoding S-(hydroxymethyl)mycothiol dehydrogenase, whose product MSQTVRGVVALSKGAPVTIEQITIPDPGPGEAVVQVQACGVCHTDLHYREGGINDDFPFLLGHEAAGIVESVGEGVTDVAPGDFVVLNWRAVCGNCRACLRGRPWYCFNTHNAEQKMTLADGTELSPALGIGAFAEKTLVAAGQCTKVDPAAKPEVAGLLGCGVMAGLGAAINTGNVGRGDSVAVIGCGGVGTASVVGARLAGAARVIAIDLDERKLSVAQELGATHTINSKGLDQDGVVEAVQELTGGFGADVVIDAVGRPETWQQAFYARDLAGTVVLVGVPTPDMRLDMPLLDFFGRGGSLKSSWYGDCLPSRDFPLLIDLHLQGRLPLDRFVSETIALDDVEAAFAKMHHGDVLRSVVVF is encoded by the coding sequence ATGAGCCAGACAGTGCGTGGAGTCGTAGCCCTCAGCAAGGGCGCCCCGGTCACGATCGAGCAGATCACGATCCCGGATCCCGGGCCGGGCGAGGCGGTGGTCCAGGTGCAGGCCTGCGGGGTCTGCCACACCGACCTGCACTATCGCGAGGGCGGGATCAACGACGACTTCCCGTTCCTGCTCGGCCACGAGGCGGCCGGGATCGTGGAGAGCGTCGGCGAGGGGGTGACCGATGTCGCGCCGGGTGACTTCGTGGTGCTGAACTGGCGGGCCGTCTGCGGCAACTGCCGGGCCTGCCTGCGCGGCCGCCCGTGGTACTGCTTCAACACCCACAACGCCGAGCAGAAGATGACCCTTGCTGATGGCACCGAGCTCTCGCCGGCGCTGGGTATCGGCGCGTTCGCGGAGAAGACCCTGGTCGCGGCCGGGCAGTGCACCAAGGTGGATCCGGCGGCCAAGCCCGAGGTGGCCGGACTGCTCGGCTGCGGCGTGATGGCCGGCCTCGGTGCCGCGATCAACACCGGCAACGTCGGCCGCGGCGACTCGGTCGCGGTGATCGGCTGCGGCGGCGTCGGTACGGCGTCCGTCGTCGGCGCCCGGCTCGCCGGTGCCGCCCGGGTGATCGCGATCGACCTCGACGAGCGGAAGTTGTCCGTCGCGCAGGAGCTCGGCGCGACCCACACGATCAACTCGAAGGGCCTGGATCAGGACGGCGTGGTCGAGGCGGTGCAGGAACTCACCGGCGGCTTCGGCGCGGACGTGGTGATCGACGCGGTCGGTCGCCCGGAGACCTGGCAGCAGGCGTTCTACGCCCGCGACCTGGCCGGCACCGTGGTCCTGGTCGGCGTCCCGACCCCGGACATGCGGCTGGACATGCCGCTGCTCGACTTCTTCGGCCGCGGCGGATCGCTCAAGTCCAGCTGGTACGGCGACTGCCTGCCGAGCCGCGACTTCCCGCTGCTGATCGACCTGCACCTGCAGGGCCGGCTGCCGCTGGACCGGTTCGTCTCCGAGACGATCGCGCTGGACGACGTGGAGGCCGCGTTCGCCAAGATGCACCACGGTGACGTGCTGCGCTCGGTGGTGGTGTTCTGA
- a CDS encoding MBL fold metallo-hydrolase yields the protein MPARIERLVTSGTFSLDGGTWDVDNNVWLIGDDSEVLVIDAAHDAQRILEAVGDRRVVALVCTHAHNDHINAVGGVQAVLKVPVWLNSADQMLWAALYDDAPDHDLTDGTTFEVAGTTLRAIHTPGHSPGSTCLYAEDLDAVFTGDTLFHGGPGATGRSYSDKPTILKSIRERLLTLPSGTVVHTGHGDTTTIAAEANAAD from the coding sequence ATGCCGGCCCGGATCGAGCGCCTGGTCACCTCGGGCACGTTCAGCCTCGACGGCGGGACGTGGGACGTCGACAACAACGTCTGGCTGATCGGTGACGACAGCGAGGTCCTGGTGATCGACGCGGCGCACGACGCCCAGCGGATCCTCGAGGCGGTGGGGGACCGGCGGGTGGTGGCCCTGGTCTGCACCCACGCGCACAACGACCACATCAACGCGGTCGGCGGCGTCCAGGCGGTCCTGAAGGTCCCGGTCTGGCTCAACTCCGCCGACCAGATGCTCTGGGCCGCGCTGTACGACGACGCGCCCGACCACGACCTGACCGACGGCACCACCTTCGAGGTCGCGGGGACGACGCTGCGGGCGATCCACACGCCCGGGCACAGCCCCGGCTCCACCTGCCTGTACGCCGAGGACCTCGACGCGGTGTTCACCGGCGACACCCTCTTCCACGGCGGCCCGGGTGCGACCGGCCGCTCGTACAGTGACAAGCCGACGATCCTGAAGTCCATCCGGGAGCGGCTGCTGACGCTGCCGTCCGGCACGGTCGTGCACACCGGTCACGGCGACACCACGACGATCGCCGCGGAGGCGAACGCCGCCGACTGA
- a CDS encoding sulfatase-like hydrolase/transferase — translation MSRRPNILLLMTDQHRAGFTAGSGLDLDTMPCLDKVAAAGAAFGRAYTSYPACVPARTSLLTGRFPTAHRVRQNSAAKHALYSEDLLDVLRAAGYSLHFSGKPHMYRTAEDFDSFHGPFLHDHGPAESATDAAFDQWLHELDHGVSAEPTPFPVEAQLPYRIVSGAIDALDSTTEEDPFFLWVSFPEPHNPYQVPEPYFSEFAESEVPERLAGPEAIPELGWRYRWLHELTTGKRPGYDDAWRRYRANYLGMLRLIDDQIARLLDRLGDRLDDTLVVFVSDHGDYVGEYGLQRKGAGMSDFLMRIPFVISGPGVTAGPRDELVSMVDLFPTLCELVGADLPAGVQGRSLAPVLAGEPGPESEFGSIYAELGYGGVSYDEDDRPALHFPYEGRTYDELNSVTQSGGERMVVSGDHKLIVDDRGRRRLYDLRADPAELVDLSDDPAHRAVSDALQATLVRWLIRVADDLPVGVYTPKTTKHNWRWS, via the coding sequence ATGTCCCGCCGTCCCAACATCCTGCTGCTGATGACCGACCAGCACCGTGCCGGTTTCACCGCCGGCTCCGGTCTGGACCTGGACACCATGCCGTGTCTGGACAAGGTCGCGGCCGCCGGTGCCGCCTTCGGCCGCGCGTACACGAGCTACCCGGCCTGTGTGCCCGCGCGGACCAGCCTGCTCACCGGCCGGTTCCCGACCGCCCACCGGGTCCGGCAGAACAGCGCCGCCAAGCACGCCCTGTACTCCGAGGACCTCCTCGACGTGCTGCGCGCCGCGGGGTACTCGCTGCACTTCTCCGGCAAGCCGCACATGTACCGGACGGCGGAGGACTTCGACAGCTTCCACGGACCGTTCCTGCACGACCACGGTCCGGCGGAGTCGGCGACGGACGCGGCCTTCGACCAGTGGCTGCACGAGCTGGACCACGGGGTCTCGGCGGAACCGACGCCGTTCCCGGTGGAGGCGCAGTTGCCGTACCGGATCGTGTCGGGCGCGATCGACGCGCTGGACTCGACCACCGAGGAGGACCCGTTCTTCCTCTGGGTCTCGTTCCCCGAACCGCACAACCCGTACCAGGTGCCGGAGCCGTACTTCAGCGAGTTCGCCGAGTCGGAGGTGCCCGAGCGGCTGGCCGGGCCGGAGGCGATTCCCGAGCTCGGCTGGCGGTACCGCTGGCTGCACGAGCTGACCACCGGCAAGCGGCCCGGGTACGACGACGCGTGGCGGCGGTACCGGGCCAACTACCTCGGCATGCTGCGGCTGATCGACGACCAGATCGCCCGGTTGCTCGACCGGCTCGGTGATCGGCTGGACGACACGCTGGTGGTGTTCGTCAGCGACCACGGCGACTACGTCGGCGAGTACGGGCTGCAGCGCAAGGGCGCCGGCATGTCCGACTTCCTGATGCGGATCCCGTTCGTAATCAGCGGGCCCGGCGTCACGGCGGGGCCGCGGGACGAGCTGGTCTCGATGGTCGACCTGTTCCCGACCCTGTGCGAGCTGGTCGGGGCCGACCTGCCCGCCGGGGTCCAGGGCCGCAGCCTCGCCCCGGTCCTGGCCGGCGAGCCGGGGCCCGAGTCCGAGTTCGGCAGCATCTACGCCGAGCTCGGGTACGGCGGCGTCTCGTACGACGAGGACGACCGGCCCGCACTGCACTTCCCCTACGAGGGGCGCACGTATGACGAGCTGAACAGCGTCACCCAGAGCGGTGGCGAACGGATGGTGGTCAGCGGCGACCACAAGCTGATCGTGGACGACCGCGGCCGCCGCCGGCTGTACGACCTGCGCGCCGATCCGGCCGAGCTGGTCGACCTGTCCGACGACCCCGCCCACCGGGCCGTGTCCGACGCCCTGCAGGCCACCTTGGTGCGCTGGCTGATCCGCGTCGCCGACGACCTCCCGGTCGGGGTCTACACACCGAAGACGACCAAGCACAACTGGCGTTGGTCCTGA
- a CDS encoding ABC transporter substrate-binding protein has translation MAGLTRRSFLGFGAATAAAVALPGCGGGDSGGSADGLRVAWYGGDPVHKAMDKALADFTADHADLKLSTERAAFGDYWDKLATQTAGRKGPDVFRMSMSYYSEYAQRGALLDLTDKAGSAIKVDTLDKDVAESGRIDGKLMGIGQSSITHATFRNPQLVEKLGGKLPAEWSWDSFATFAKDFAGDAGPGKYGTGDAGGQFQIFEVWSREYGTEVFADGKLAVAKDVIEGWFAYWQDLRKAKAAPGADVTAEGGSFETSQLSKGASPIEFGWVQQLAFYQPLVKDAELVVGAVPGRTAGSLKGQFLKALDFWSVSGTTKNPDGAAQVIDFLVNDDRAVKAIGLTLGVPPSKKSRDLLAAQPNTPAGRAIAYVEQIEQQVGPSPQPWPKGYGELGTVFTRLNQDIGFGRTDPAAAADKFASEAGRVLGA, from the coding sequence ATGGCAGGACTCACCCGACGGTCATTTCTCGGGTTCGGAGCGGCGACCGCGGCGGCCGTGGCGCTGCCCGGTTGCGGCGGCGGTGACAGCGGCGGATCCGCCGACGGGCTGCGGGTCGCCTGGTACGGCGGCGATCCGGTGCACAAGGCGATGGACAAGGCGCTCGCCGACTTCACCGCCGACCACGCGGACCTGAAGCTCAGTACCGAGCGCGCCGCGTTCGGCGACTACTGGGACAAGCTGGCGACGCAGACCGCCGGCCGCAAGGGCCCGGACGTTTTCCGGATGTCGATGAGCTACTACTCCGAGTACGCCCAGCGCGGCGCCCTGCTCGACCTGACCGACAAGGCCGGCAGCGCGATCAAGGTGGACACGCTCGACAAGGACGTCGCGGAGAGCGGCCGGATCGACGGCAAGCTGATGGGGATCGGGCAGTCCTCGATCACGCACGCGACGTTCCGCAATCCGCAGCTGGTCGAGAAGCTCGGCGGCAAGCTGCCGGCCGAGTGGAGCTGGGACAGCTTCGCCACCTTCGCGAAGGACTTCGCGGGCGACGCCGGCCCGGGCAAGTACGGCACCGGGGACGCCGGCGGGCAGTTCCAGATCTTCGAGGTCTGGTCCCGCGAGTACGGCACCGAGGTGTTCGCCGACGGCAAGCTGGCGGTCGCCAAGGACGTGATCGAGGGCTGGTTCGCGTACTGGCAGGACCTGCGCAAGGCGAAGGCGGCGCCGGGCGCGGATGTGACGGCGGAGGGTGGTTCGTTCGAGACCTCGCAGCTGTCGAAGGGCGCGTCGCCGATCGAGTTCGGCTGGGTCCAGCAGCTCGCCTTCTACCAGCCGCTGGTCAAGGACGCCGAGCTCGTCGTCGGTGCCGTCCCGGGCCGGACCGCGGGCTCGCTGAAGGGCCAGTTCCTCAAGGCGCTCGACTTCTGGTCGGTCTCCGGGACGACCAAGAACCCCGACGGCGCCGCCCAGGTGATCGACTTCCTGGTGAACGACGACCGCGCGGTGAAGGCGATCGGGCTCACCCTCGGGGTCCCGCCGTCGAAGAAGTCCCGCGACCTGCTCGCCGCCCAGCCGAACACCCCGGCCGGCCGCGCGATCGCGTACGTCGAGCAGATCGAGCAGCAGGTCGGCCCGTCGCCGCAGCCCTGGCCGAAGGGATACGGCGAACTGGGCACCGTGTTCACCCGGCTCAACCAGGACATCGGGTTCGGCCGGACCGACCCCGCGGCCGCGGCGGACAAGTTCGCCTCCGAGGCCGGCCGGGTCCTGGGCGCATGA
- a CDS encoding carbohydrate ABC transporter permease, translating into MISKTLPGRLRESLPAYAFLAPWLIGLFGLTLIPMVLSLYYSFTDYSLLAPPVWEGLANYQRMLSDDRYQHSLVVTFTYVLLSVPLEMVFALAVAVVLNQGLKAVAFYRAVYYVPSLLGGSVAIAILWRQIFGADGLVNQVLGTVGLDGPGWISSPDTSLFTLVLLRVWQFGAPMVIFLAGLRQIPGDVLEAAEVDGAGRVRRFVHITLPLLSPIIFFNLVLQIIGAFQAFTPAFIVSGGSGGPSDSTLFYTLYLYQKAFGSFEMGYAAAMAWVLLLIIAGFTAANFVMGKRWVFYADEREAR; encoded by the coding sequence ATGATCAGCAAGACCCTCCCCGGCCGGTTGCGGGAGAGCCTGCCCGCGTACGCGTTCCTGGCGCCGTGGCTGATCGGGCTGTTCGGGCTCACCCTGATCCCGATGGTGTTGTCGCTGTACTACTCGTTCACCGACTACAGCCTGCTCGCCCCACCGGTCTGGGAAGGTCTGGCGAACTACCAGCGGATGCTGTCCGACGACCGGTACCAGCACTCGCTGGTGGTGACCTTCACCTACGTGTTGCTGTCGGTGCCGCTGGAGATGGTGTTCGCGCTCGCGGTCGCCGTCGTCCTGAACCAGGGGCTGAAGGCGGTCGCGTTCTACCGGGCCGTGTACTACGTGCCCAGTCTGCTCGGCGGCAGCGTCGCGATCGCGATCCTGTGGCGGCAGATCTTCGGCGCGGACGGCCTGGTGAACCAGGTGCTCGGCACGGTCGGCCTGGACGGGCCCGGCTGGATCTCCTCGCCGGACACGTCGCTGTTCACGCTGGTCCTGCTGCGGGTCTGGCAGTTCGGCGCGCCGATGGTGATCTTCCTGGCCGGGCTGCGGCAGATCCCGGGGGACGTGCTGGAGGCCGCCGAGGTGGACGGCGCCGGGCGGGTCCGCCGGTTCGTCCACATCACGCTGCCGCTGTTGTCGCCGATCATCTTCTTCAACCTGGTCCTGCAGATCATCGGCGCGTTCCAGGCGTTCACACCGGCCTTCATCGTGTCCGGCGGCAGCGGCGGCCCGTCCGACTCGACGCTCTTCTACACCTTGTACCTCTACCAGAAGGCGTTCGGCAGTTTCGAGATGGGCTACGCGGCCGCGATGGCCTGGGTCCTGCTGCTGATCATCGCCGGATTCACCGCGGCCAACTTCGTGATGGGCAAGCGGTGGGTCTTCTACGCCGACGAACGGGAGGCCCGATGA
- a CDS encoding carbohydrate ABC transporter permease has protein sequence MSTPVRQRPPRTESAPRSVPRRTRAANRQGLMSRRTVAHAAIILIGLVMVYPLVWMLSSSFEPTTEIFGSTSLVPKSPSLDNYSAGWSGPGAPFSVYLLNSLLICALTIVGNVLSCSLAAYAFARMSFVGRRVLFGVMLGTIMLPAHVTLIAQYSIFRDLGWVDTYLPLVVPKFLGTEAFFIFLMVQFIRGLPRELDEAARIDGCGVFQIYLRIVLPLLRPALVTTAIFSFIWSYNDFFTALIYVSDPARLTVPLALRTFLDSSGQSEWGQMFAMSLVTMVPVLVAFVLFQRRIVEGVATTGLK, from the coding sequence ATGAGTACGCCGGTCCGCCAGCGCCCGCCCCGGACCGAGAGCGCGCCCAGGTCGGTACCACGGCGCACCCGCGCCGCGAACCGGCAAGGGCTGATGTCGCGCCGTACCGTCGCCCATGCCGCGATCATCCTGATCGGCCTGGTGATGGTCTACCCGTTGGTGTGGATGCTCAGCAGTTCGTTCGAGCCGACGACCGAGATCTTCGGCTCCACCTCGCTGGTCCCGAAGTCGCCGAGCCTGGACAACTACTCGGCCGGCTGGTCGGGTCCGGGCGCGCCGTTCTCGGTGTACCTGCTGAACTCGTTGCTGATCTGCGCGCTGACGATCGTCGGCAACGTGCTGTCCTGCTCGCTCGCGGCGTACGCGTTCGCGCGGATGTCGTTCGTCGGCCGCCGGGTGCTGTTCGGGGTGATGCTCGGCACGATCATGTTGCCGGCGCACGTCACGCTGATCGCGCAGTACTCGATCTTCCGCGACCTCGGCTGGGTGGACACCTACCTGCCGCTGGTGGTGCCGAAGTTCCTCGGGACCGAGGCGTTCTTCATCTTCCTGATGGTGCAGTTCATCCGCGGGCTGCCGCGGGAGCTGGACGAGGCGGCCCGGATCGACGGCTGCGGGGTGTTCCAGATCTACCTGCGGATCGTGCTGCCGTTGCTGCGCCCGGCGCTGGTGACGACGGCGATCTTCTCCTTCATCTGGAGCTACAACGACTTCTTCACCGCGCTGATCTACGTGTCCGACCCGGCCAGACTGACCGTACCGCTGGCGCTGCGCACGTTCCTGGACTCGTCCGGGCAGTCGGAGTGGGGCCAGATGTTCGCGATGAGCCTGGTCACGATGGTGCCGGTGCTGGTGGCGTTCGTGCTGTTCCAGCGGCGCATCGTCGAGGGGGTCGCCACCACCGGCCTGAAGTGA
- a CDS encoding LacI family DNA-binding transcriptional regulator, with translation MTSRPRLADVAARAGVSMKTVSNVINDFRHVAPETRAKVQAAIDEIGYRPNLSARNLALGRAGLIALVVPQLDMPYFAALSGQILEAAARHNWVVLIQQTGEDTSVERDALAGHFPQRIDGLILSSPRIRPADLRKRTDRTPLVMLGERNFQGIAQHVSIDNVAASETAVNHLIERGRRRIAIIGTRPTDRQHPRLAGYRRALRAAGLPESDDLIRPIRNNLGEEGELQMAALLAEHRNRPPDAVFCVTDWVALGVIRALQTHGLRVPDDVAVVGFDDIPYGRAATPTLTTISPDRAAIARLSVESLLAQMEAAASGTPYEVSEQPVGYELVVRESTGG, from the coding sequence GTGACGAGCAGACCGAGGCTGGCCGACGTGGCCGCGCGGGCGGGCGTGTCGATGAAGACCGTCTCGAACGTGATCAACGACTTCCGGCACGTCGCGCCCGAGACCAGGGCCAAGGTGCAGGCCGCGATCGACGAGATCGGGTACCGGCCGAACCTGTCCGCCCGCAACCTCGCACTCGGCCGGGCCGGCCTGATCGCGCTGGTGGTTCCCCAGCTCGACATGCCGTACTTCGCGGCGCTGTCCGGGCAGATCCTGGAGGCGGCCGCCCGGCACAACTGGGTGGTACTGATCCAGCAGACCGGGGAGGACACCTCGGTCGAGCGGGACGCGCTGGCCGGACACTTCCCGCAGCGGATCGACGGACTGATTCTGAGCTCGCCACGGATCCGGCCGGCCGATCTGCGCAAGCGGACCGACCGGACCCCGCTGGTGATGCTGGGGGAGCGGAACTTCCAAGGCATCGCGCAGCACGTCTCGATCGACAACGTCGCCGCCTCCGAGACCGCGGTGAACCACCTGATCGAGCGGGGCCGGCGGCGGATCGCGATCATCGGGACGCGACCGACCGACCGGCAGCACCCCCGGCTCGCGGGGTACCGGCGGGCCCTGCGCGCGGCCGGGCTGCCCGAGTCGGACGACCTGATCAGGCCGATCCGGAACAACCTCGGCGAGGAGGGCGAGCTGCAGATGGCCGCGTTGCTCGCCGAGCACCGGAACCGGCCGCCGGACGCGGTGTTCTGCGTGACCGACTGGGTGGCGCTGGGCGTCATCCGCGCACTGCAGACCCACGGCCTCCGGGTGCCGGACGACGTCGCGGTGGTCGGGTTCGACGACATCCCGTACGGCCGCGCCGCGACTCCGACGCTGACCACGATCTCGCCCGACCGGGCCGCGATCGCCCGGTTGTCGGTCGAGTCCTTGCTCGCGCAGATGGAGGCCGCCGCGAGCGGGACGCCGTACGAGGTGTCCGAACAACCGGTCGGGTACGAGCTGGTCGTCCGCGAGAGCACGGGCGGTTAG
- a CDS encoding HEAT repeat domain-containing protein, with product MSTRYSDALQAAETSARLRAAMAAGTQVPAGVELVEALVVRCGVEPDFFVRDMLTWALVQLPAELTVPRVVAELRSGNAQARSQALHTLSKIGDPATWSAITVELLHDADDEVARTAWRTAVGLVPYGEEEQLAGELVTELGRGTRDVQLSLSRALVALGTAAEGPLTSALSSARPEVRAHARATEQLLRNPGADLGTALDEARRAVALGPQQVRDRRAHR from the coding sequence GTGAGTACGAGGTACAGCGACGCGCTGCAGGCGGCTGAAACGTCCGCGCGTCTGCGGGCGGCGATGGCGGCAGGGACGCAGGTACCGGCTGGTGTGGAACTGGTCGAGGCGTTGGTGGTCCGGTGTGGCGTGGAGCCGGACTTCTTCGTGCGGGACATGCTGACTTGGGCGTTGGTCCAGCTGCCGGCGGAGCTGACGGTGCCGCGGGTCGTGGCGGAGTTGCGGTCCGGGAACGCCCAGGCCCGGAGTCAGGCCCTGCACACTTTGTCCAAGATCGGCGACCCGGCGACCTGGTCGGCGATCACCGTGGAGTTGCTGCACGATGCCGACGACGAGGTCGCGCGGACTGCCTGGCGGACGGCGGTCGGGCTGGTGCCGTACGGCGAGGAGGAGCAGTTGGCTGGAGAGCTGGTGACGGAGCTGGGGCGCGGTACACGGGACGTACAGCTGAGCCTCAGCCGCGCCCTGGTCGCGCTCGGTACGGCGGCCGAGGGCCCGCTGACCTCAGCGCTGTCGAGCGCGAGGCCGGAGGTGCGGGCGCACGCGCGGGCCACGGAGCAGCTGCTGCGGAATCCCGGCGCCGACCTCGGGACGGCGCTCGACGAGGCGAGGCGAGCCGTTGCTCTCGGCCCCCAACAGGTACGGGACCGGCGTGCTCATCGGTGA